One genomic region from Hyalangium ruber encodes:
- the fliQ gene encoding flagellar biosynthesis protein FliQ has protein sequence MHQLSVITQQALYLVLVASAPPVIISLLVGFIIALFQATTQIQEQTLTFAPKVIVVFMVLAMTGPWIGHQLVRFTFHVFDQFPALIAR, from the coding sequence ATGCACCAACTGTCCGTCATCACCCAGCAGGCGCTCTACTTGGTGCTCGTCGCCTCGGCGCCGCCCGTCATCATCAGCCTCCTGGTGGGCTTCATCATCGCGCTCTTCCAGGCCACCACGCAGATCCAGGAGCAGACGCTCACCTTTGCTCCCAAGGTCATCGTGGTGTTCATGGTGCTCGCCATGACGGGGCCGTGGATCGGCCACCAGCTCGTGCGTTTCACCTTCCACGTCTTCGACCAGTTCCCGGCCCTCATCGCGCGATGA
- the sctN gene encoding type III secretion system ATPase SctN, with protein MAIDLQRYYQLLKDASLVRVRGRVTELTGLVIKASVPNVRVGEVVLIKSRVRGAVKAEVVGFQGDEVMLMPLGELYGIGPDSEVIPTGKPLTIKCGEGLLGRVLGGTGEPIDGKPLPEGLLDWSVDRDCPDPFTRMRIEHPLPLGVRCIDGLLTVGEGQRIGLFAGSGVGKSTLMGQIARNTKAEMNVIALIGERGREVREFIEDALGEEGLKRSVLVCATSDQPSLVRLRAAYVATAIAEYFRERGGNVMFMLDTVTRLARAQREIGLAVGEPPARQGYPPSVFSMLPRILERTGNSDKGKCTAIYTCLVAGGDMEEPIADEVRGILDGHFILNRALGERNQWPAMDVLASLSRVMSGIVSKDHKKAAGKLRETLATYEKQRDLILLGAYQIGTDPRTDYAIDKYDAIIDYLKQDTHSNSTFEETVNRLITLFED; from the coding sequence ATGGCGATCGATCTCCAGCGCTACTACCAGTTGCTGAAGGACGCCTCGCTGGTGCGCGTGCGTGGGCGCGTCACCGAGCTCACGGGCCTGGTCATCAAGGCCAGCGTGCCCAACGTGCGCGTGGGCGAGGTGGTGCTCATCAAGAGCCGCGTGCGTGGCGCGGTGAAGGCGGAGGTGGTGGGCTTCCAGGGCGATGAGGTGATGCTCATGCCCCTGGGCGAGCTGTACGGCATCGGCCCGGACAGCGAGGTGATTCCCACCGGCAAGCCGCTGACCATCAAGTGCGGCGAAGGGCTGCTGGGCCGCGTGCTGGGTGGCACGGGCGAGCCCATCGACGGCAAGCCGCTGCCGGAAGGGCTCCTGGACTGGTCCGTGGACCGCGACTGTCCGGACCCGTTCACCCGCATGCGCATCGAGCACCCGCTGCCCCTGGGCGTGCGCTGCATCGACGGGCTGCTCACGGTGGGCGAGGGGCAGCGCATTGGCCTCTTCGCCGGCTCCGGCGTCGGCAAGTCCACGCTGATGGGGCAGATCGCCCGAAACACCAAGGCGGAGATGAACGTCATCGCCCTGATCGGCGAGCGTGGCCGCGAGGTGCGCGAGTTCATCGAGGACGCGCTGGGCGAGGAGGGCCTCAAGCGCTCCGTGCTGGTGTGCGCCACCTCCGACCAGCCGAGCCTCGTGCGTCTGCGCGCCGCCTACGTGGCCACCGCCATCGCCGAGTACTTCCGCGAGCGCGGCGGCAACGTGATGTTCATGCTGGACACCGTGACGCGTCTGGCCCGCGCCCAGCGTGAAATCGGCCTCGCCGTCGGTGAGCCCCCGGCCCGCCAGGGCTACCCGCCCAGCGTGTTCTCCATGCTGCCGCGCATCCTCGAGCGCACCGGCAACTCGGACAAGGGCAAGTGTACCGCCATCTACACCTGCCTCGTGGCCGGCGGTGACATGGAGGAGCCCATCGCCGACGAAGTCCGAGGTATTCTCGACGGCCACTTCATCCTCAACCGTGCCCTGGGCGAGCGCAACCAGTGGCCCGCCATGGACGTGCTGGCCAGCCTCTCCCGTGTGATGAGCGGCATCGTCTCGAAGGACCACAAGAAGGCGGCAGGCAAGCTGCGCGAGACGCTCGCAACCTACGAGAAACAGCGGGATCTCATCCTGCTGGGCGCCTACCAGATCGGCACCGATCCCCGGACGGACTACGCCATCGACAAGTACGACGCCATCATCGACTACCTCAAGCAGGACACCCACTCGAACTCGACCTTCGAGGAGACAGTCAACCGTCTCATCACCCTTTTCGAGGACTGA
- a CDS encoding flagellar biosynthetic protein FliR, whose translation MNVSDVLSQLRAETNLSLVIFTVGLLMCRVMPVLIFSPFLGGEVVPTEVKMGVGITLAIVMFPAVSGTMGALPTTALPYIALLLKEIFIGVTLAFIVNVVFDAARVAGTLADTMAGSNNAQLYVPQLGQQVSLLSSLKVQLAVVLFLTLNGHHIVIEALADSLVAIPLDKFPQFSGGVWPFFDLMIRVFADLLAISLALAAPIMLATFLTDLALGAINRVAPQIQVFFISMAIKPLVGVIVAAIALPLLMGRFQREFVSMLASLKQALRILT comes from the coding sequence ATGAACGTCTCGGACGTCCTCTCACAGCTACGAGCGGAGACCAATCTCTCGCTCGTCATCTTCACGGTGGGCTTGCTCATGTGCCGGGTGATGCCGGTGCTGATCTTCTCCCCGTTCCTCGGCGGCGAGGTGGTGCCCACCGAGGTGAAGATGGGCGTGGGCATCACCCTGGCCATCGTGATGTTCCCCGCGGTGTCCGGCACCATGGGCGCGCTGCCCACCACGGCGCTGCCCTACATCGCTCTGCTGCTGAAGGAGATCTTCATCGGGGTGACGTTGGCCTTCATCGTCAACGTCGTCTTCGACGCCGCACGTGTGGCCGGCACCCTGGCCGACACCATGGCCGGCAGCAACAACGCCCAGCTCTACGTGCCCCAGCTCGGCCAGCAGGTGTCGCTCCTCTCCAGCCTCAAGGTGCAACTGGCCGTGGTGCTCTTCCTCACGCTCAACGGGCACCACATCGTCATCGAGGCGCTGGCCGACAGCCTCGTCGCCATCCCCCTGGACAAGTTCCCCCAGTTCAGCGGCGGCGTCTGGCCGTTCTTCGACCTGATGATCCGCGTCTTCGCGGACCTGCTGGCGATCAGCCTCGCGCTGGCGGCCCCCATCATGCTGGCCACCTTCCTCACGGACCTGGCGCTGGGCGCCATCAACCGCGTGGCCCCGCAGATCCAGGTCTTCTTCATCTCCATGGCCATCAAGCCGCTGGTGGGCGTGATCGTCGCCGCCATCGCCCTGCCGCTGCTCATGGGGCGCTTTCAGAGAGAGTTCGTCTCCATGCTCGCGTCCCTCAAGCAGGCGCTGAGAATCCTCACCTGA
- a CDS encoding flagellar assembly protein FliH — protein MPPYRLQTLMEMRARAKEEAEQAFSEALKALEREKAEQKRLEEDLERRKAERKQKVMAYLNEVMAKGAGINGMNMMSRFEQRLKDEEAQVALDIERQKEVVKVAERTVERKRELMAEAAKELKAIEKHKETWQKQVKHERQQREELNQEEIGSALFQARQRK, from the coding sequence ATGCCCCCGTACCGGTTACAGACCCTCATGGAGATGCGCGCCCGCGCCAAGGAGGAGGCGGAGCAGGCCTTCTCCGAGGCGCTCAAGGCCCTCGAGCGCGAGAAGGCGGAGCAGAAGCGCCTGGAGGAGGATCTGGAGCGCCGCAAGGCCGAGCGCAAGCAGAAGGTCATGGCCTACCTCAACGAGGTGATGGCCAAGGGCGCCGGCATCAACGGCATGAACATGATGAGCCGCTTCGAGCAGCGCCTGAAGGATGAGGAGGCGCAGGTGGCCCTCGACATCGAGCGCCAGAAGGAAGTGGTGAAGGTGGCCGAGCGCACCGTGGAGCGCAAGCGCGAGCTGATGGCGGAGGCTGCCAAGGAGCTCAAGGCCATCGAGAAGCACAAGGAGACCTGGCAGAAGCAGGTCAAGCACGAGCGCCAGCAGCGCGAGGAACTGAACCAGGAAGAGATTGGAAGCGCCTTGTTCCAGGCGCGCCAGCGCAAGTAA
- the sctQ gene encoding type III secretion system cytoplasmic ring protein SctQ: MSLSRDDEPGTYERTMVVDLRQIRPAPAWKPFRFQNLERVDRTQSGLSARAQRLLPLPSSVETLYSRLKALFDAEPRFSLVSVQIRPATELRRHLGESSFLTVLAPGAHKSRVIMEVELALAHNVVDMLLGGAGETVGLRPLTDIEEGVMSFVILEALKALTPGLEPNVPRLRLESVARGLDEVAAKLGEDELVIAVHLNATIGPYTGMVRLVIPGSVVSAADEGRKLPERRIRLRSDIKANLKMLSTVRTWLRAEIGQAEVASSDLAYIRVKDVVLMDALTARPDRGEKGTATLRVGSGNSRVEAEVFVEDGRYKARVKNIIIGEPAFQRVIPPTPGEGEPGASRAEEEEAFTNPENEVPPESEGDALDDANKPEGGELLADIPLQIAVELARVPVTADEVVALKVGQVIELHRSAGEPVELSVNGKVVARGELVEVEGQLGVRVISLAG; the protein is encoded by the coding sequence ATGAGCTTGAGCCGGGATGACGAACCCGGAACCTACGAGCGGACGATGGTGGTGGACCTCCGCCAGATTCGCCCGGCTCCGGCCTGGAAGCCGTTCCGGTTCCAGAACCTGGAGCGGGTGGACCGCACGCAGAGCGGGCTGTCCGCCCGGGCGCAGCGGCTGCTGCCGCTGCCCAGCTCCGTGGAGACGCTGTACTCCCGGCTCAAGGCGCTCTTCGACGCCGAGCCGCGCTTCTCGCTCGTCTCGGTGCAGATCCGTCCCGCCACGGAGCTGCGCCGCCACCTGGGCGAGAGCTCCTTCCTGACCGTGCTGGCGCCCGGCGCGCACAAGAGCCGGGTCATCATGGAGGTGGAGCTGGCGCTGGCCCACAACGTGGTGGACATGCTGCTGGGCGGGGCCGGCGAGACGGTGGGGCTGCGGCCGCTCACGGACATCGAGGAAGGGGTGATGAGCTTCGTCATCCTCGAGGCGCTCAAGGCGCTCACCCCAGGGCTGGAGCCCAACGTGCCCCGCCTGCGCCTGGAGTCGGTGGCGCGTGGCCTGGACGAGGTGGCCGCCAAGCTGGGCGAGGACGAGCTGGTCATCGCCGTCCACCTCAATGCCACCATCGGCCCCTATACGGGCATGGTGCGCCTGGTGATTCCTGGCTCGGTGGTGAGCGCGGCGGACGAGGGGCGCAAGCTCCCCGAGCGGCGCATCCGGCTGCGCTCGGACATCAAGGCCAACCTGAAGATGCTGTCCACGGTGCGCACGTGGCTGCGCGCGGAGATCGGCCAGGCGGAGGTCGCCAGCAGCGACCTGGCCTACATCCGCGTGAAGGACGTGGTGCTGATGGACGCGCTCACGGCGCGCCCGGACCGCGGAGAGAAGGGCACGGCCACGCTGCGCGTGGGCAGCGGCAACTCCCGGGTGGAGGCCGAGGTCTTCGTCGAGGACGGCCGGTACAAGGCGCGCGTCAAGAACATCATCATCGGGGAGCCGGCCTTCCAGCGGGTCATCCCCCCGACGCCCGGCGAGGGCGAGCCCGGCGCCTCGCGCGCCGAAGAGGAAGAAGCTTTCACCAACCCGGAGAACGAGGTACCTCCGGAGTCGGAAGGGGATGCCTTGGACGACGCGAACAAGCCAGAGGGTGGCGAGCTACTGGCCGACATCCCGCTGCAGATCGCCGTGGAGCTCGCGCGGGTGCCTGTCACCGCCGACGAGGTGGTGGCGCTGAAGGTAGGCCAGGTCATCGAGCTGCACCGCTCCGCGGGCGAGCCGGTGGAGCTGTCGGTCAACGGCAAGGTGGTGGCCCGGGGTGAGCTGGTGGAGGTGGAAGGTCAGCTGGGCGTCCGGGTGATCTCCCTCGCCGGCTAG
- the sctU gene encoding type III secretion system export apparatus subunit SctU — MSDEKTEEPTQKKLDDSRKKGQVWKSKDLTAVFVFLVGLGALKSTWDMIEEEVKTLFRFTFDHIGKPEMLDVATYQLMEMSVRTVVLLTIPVALSGAIIGGLVEFLQVGALFTMDPLMPKFDKLNPIGGLKNMFSKKAVVELIKNLTKICIAAYVVYGVVRDAMGMVVQTVNQDVVGIMAVMGELVYRVAARVGLVFILFGIFDVWWQRKSYMKDMMMSKDDVKKEYKESEGDPHHKAHRKQMHQEIMEGAQMESVKSADVIVTNPDHVAVALKYDREKDAAPRVLAKGLDFKAEKIKELARSADVPLLRNVPLAHALLRVDVGQDIPEELYDAVAEVLNFVYGLKGGGAPARA, encoded by the coding sequence ATGTCCGACGAAAAGACAGAAGAACCCACACAAAAGAAGCTCGACGACTCACGCAAGAAGGGTCAGGTCTGGAAGAGCAAGGACCTGACGGCCGTGTTCGTCTTCCTCGTCGGCCTGGGCGCCCTCAAGAGCACCTGGGACATGATCGAGGAGGAGGTGAAGACGCTCTTCCGCTTCACCTTCGATCACATCGGCAAGCCCGAGATGCTCGATGTGGCCACGTATCAGCTCATGGAGATGTCGGTGCGCACCGTGGTGCTGCTCACCATTCCGGTGGCCTTGAGCGGCGCCATCATCGGCGGGTTGGTGGAGTTCCTCCAGGTGGGGGCGCTCTTCACCATGGACCCGCTGATGCCCAAGTTCGACAAGCTCAACCCCATCGGCGGCTTGAAGAACATGTTCTCCAAGAAGGCCGTGGTCGAGCTGATCAAGAATCTCACGAAGATCTGCATCGCCGCCTACGTCGTCTACGGTGTGGTGCGCGACGCCATGGGCATGGTGGTGCAGACGGTGAATCAGGACGTGGTCGGCATCATGGCCGTCATGGGCGAGCTGGTGTACCGCGTGGCCGCCCGGGTGGGCCTCGTCTTCATCCTCTTCGGCATCTTCGACGTCTGGTGGCAGCGCAAGTCCTACATGAAGGACATGATGATGTCGAAGGACGACGTGAAGAAGGAATACAAGGAGAGCGAAGGCGACCCGCACCACAAGGCCCACCGCAAGCAGATGCACCAGGAGATCATGGAGGGCGCTCAGATGGAGTCCGTCAAGAGCGCCGACGTGATCGTCACCAACCCCGACCACGTCGCCGTGGCGCTCAAGTACGACCGGGAGAAGGACGCCGCCCCCCGGGTGCTGGCCAAGGGGCTCGACTTCAAGGCCGAGAAGATCAAGGAACTCGCCCGGAGCGCGGACGTGCCGCTCTTGCGCAACGTGCCGCTGGCGCACGCGCTTCTCCGGGTGGACGTGGGGCAGGACATCCCCGAGGAGCTGTACGACGCGGTGGCCGAGGTCCTCAACTTCGTCTACGGGTTGAAGGGCGGCGGGGCCCCGGCTCGCGCGTGA
- a CDS encoding flagellar biosynthetic protein FliO: MAVFLVSQSRPALLASALLLLAPTFAGAQAPAQPAAAAPIPAPAPVAAPAPATPASEAPAPVAAPAQTEKELPDPFAPSATAEEPEGLGWTLARTLFLLGAVIASIYLTLNVGLRRLMGLQNVGAGRQSVVTVLERVPLDQRRTLFVLKAADEYLLVGGGEGGLQLLSKLDTQAVERIRAESPRANVVPLSPFLQKLLSRRTGSQPPQS; this comes from the coding sequence ATGGCGGTTTTCCTCGTCTCCCAATCACGTCCGGCCCTCCTGGCCAGCGCCCTGCTGCTGCTCGCGCCCACGTTCGCTGGGGCGCAGGCCCCCGCGCAGCCTGCCGCGGCGGCTCCCATTCCCGCTCCGGCCCCCGTCGCCGCACCGGCTCCGGCCACGCCAGCTTCCGAGGCACCGGCACCTGTCGCAGCGCCCGCGCAGACCGAGAAGGAGCTGCCCGACCCGTTCGCACCCTCGGCGACCGCCGAAGAGCCGGAGGGGCTGGGCTGGACGCTGGCGCGCACGCTGTTCCTGCTGGGGGCGGTGATTGCCTCCATCTACCTGACGCTCAACGTGGGCCTGCGCCGGCTGATGGGGCTGCAGAACGTGGGAGCCGGGCGCCAGTCGGTGGTGACGGTGCTGGAGCGCGTCCCGCTGGACCAGCGTCGCACCCTTTTCGTGTTGAAGGCCGCGGACGAGTACCTGCTGGTGGGTGGCGGTGAGGGCGGTCTGCAGCTCCTGTCGAAGCTCGATACCCAGGCCGTCGAGCGCATCCGCGCCGAGAGCCCCCGGGCCAACGTCGTCCCCCTGAGCCCTTTTCTCCAGAAGCTCCTCTCCCGCCGGACCGGCTCCCAGCCTCCTCAGTCCTGA
- a CDS encoding FliH/SctL family protein: protein MAIGKVIKGDGSAEPAAVTSERPGPRPARAGVMNAEIFDARQSAQGIIEEAHREKERILAEAQREREDVLAKAREQGRQEGLAQSTEILLRAKMQAGEMLASQEKDVIALSCKIAEKIIGRDLERQPELMVDMCATAIEQLRNARAMVLRVHPKTAQVLRARKPELMELIGRAVDLAIREDQDVAPVGCIVQTEFGTVDAQLPTQFEMLQNVLLPDPGKREGPA, encoded by the coding sequence ATGGCGATCGGCAAGGTGATCAAGGGCGACGGGTCGGCGGAGCCTGCCGCCGTGACTTCGGAGCGGCCCGGTCCGCGTCCAGCGCGCGCCGGCGTGATGAACGCCGAGATCTTCGATGCGCGCCAGTCCGCCCAGGGCATCATCGAGGAGGCCCACCGCGAGAAGGAGCGCATCCTCGCCGAGGCCCAGCGGGAGCGCGAGGACGTGCTGGCCAAGGCGCGTGAGCAGGGCCGCCAGGAAGGCCTCGCCCAGTCCACGGAGATCCTCCTGCGTGCCAAGATGCAGGCCGGCGAGATGCTGGCCTCCCAAGAGAAGGACGTCATCGCCCTGTCCTGCAAGATCGCCGAGAAGATCATCGGCCGGGACCTGGAGCGCCAGCCGGAGCTGATGGTGGACATGTGCGCCACCGCCATCGAGCAACTTCGCAACGCGCGCGCCATGGTGCTGCGCGTACATCCCAAGACGGCGCAGGTGCTGCGTGCCCGCAAGCCGGAGCTGATGGAGCTCATCGGCCGGGCGGTGGACCTGGCCATCCGCGAGGATCAGGACGTGGCGCCGGTGGGCTGCATCGTCCAGACGGAGTTCGGCACCGTGGACGCGCAGCTGCCCACCCAGTTCGAGATGCTGCAGAACGTCCTGCTGCCCGACCCAGGCAAGCGGGAAGGACCGGCGTAG
- the sctR gene encoding type III secretion system export apparatus subunit SctR → MTLSSARSTLSRITPWLFAAAIALQPAVALAQRRKGGGPDAVPEEVINSATNESFASRPLILILALAALSLVPFMLMMVTSFVKISVVLSIVRSALGTQQIPPTQVITGLAIILTVYIMAPVGQEMYRAAAVDIWAKGPSLLSSETVGTMLEAANRSKEPLRDFLIRKVKDKDRALFFHLAKKMRKAEDRESIGDKDFMIIIPAFVVSELKEAFQIGFLLFVPFIVIDMVVANILLALGMHMLSPTTISMPFKLLLFVLVDGWYLIAKGLVIGYL, encoded by the coding sequence GTGACTCTCTCGTCCGCTCGTTCGACCCTCTCCCGAATCACCCCCTGGCTCTTCGCCGCCGCGATCGCGCTTCAGCCGGCGGTCGCCCTCGCCCAGCGCCGCAAGGGTGGGGGGCCTGACGCCGTTCCCGAAGAAGTCATCAACTCCGCGACGAACGAGTCGTTCGCCTCGCGGCCGCTCATCCTCATCCTGGCGCTGGCGGCTCTGTCGCTCGTGCCGTTCATGTTGATGATGGTGACGAGCTTCGTGAAGATCTCGGTGGTGCTCTCCATTGTCCGCTCGGCGCTGGGCACCCAGCAGATCCCGCCCACCCAGGTGATTACGGGCCTGGCCATCATCCTCACCGTCTACATCATGGCCCCCGTGGGGCAGGAGATGTACCGGGCCGCGGCGGTGGACATCTGGGCCAAGGGACCCAGTCTCCTCTCCTCGGAGACAGTGGGCACCATGTTGGAAGCGGCCAACCGCTCCAAGGAGCCGCTGCGCGACTTCCTCATCCGCAAGGTGAAGGACAAGGACCGCGCGCTCTTCTTCCACCTGGCGAAGAAGATGCGCAAGGCGGAGGACCGCGAGAGCATCGGGGACAAGGATTTCATGATCATCATCCCCGCCTTCGTGGTGTCCGAATTGAAGGAGGCCTTCCAGATCGGCTTCCTGCTCTTCGTGCCCTTCATCGTCATCGACATGGTGGTGGCCAACATCCTCCTGGCGCTCGGCATGCACATGCTGTCACCGACCACCATCTCCATGCCTTTCAAGCTCTTGCTCTTCGTCCTCGTCGATGGCTGGTACCTCATCGCCAAGGGCCTGGTCATCGGCTACCTGTAG
- a CDS encoding ATP-dependent helicase HrpB, whose protein sequence is MNKQGPSKFDGALANKAQGAGGPEQVQASQAAQKAQAAQAAQATQRADQVRQVETVNKTDKAGLNKVNGANSESLTARGAEPVNAKAEPQKGNMMTTMLDSLEKGQGNLEKLMKAGASGKQFSNAELLSLQASMYKYTQELDLTSKVVEKATSGLKDVVKTQV, encoded by the coding sequence GTGAACAAGCAGGGGCCCTCGAAGTTCGACGGGGCTCTCGCTAACAAGGCTCAGGGCGCGGGTGGGCCCGAGCAGGTCCAGGCCTCGCAGGCGGCCCAGAAGGCCCAGGCCGCTCAGGCGGCCCAGGCCACCCAGCGGGCCGACCAGGTGCGCCAGGTCGAGACCGTCAACAAGACGGACAAGGCGGGCCTGAACAAGGTGAACGGCGCTAACAGCGAGTCGCTGACCGCGCGCGGCGCCGAGCCCGTCAACGCCAAGGCCGAGCCCCAGAAGGGCAACATGATGACCACCATGTTGGACTCTCTGGAGAAGGGCCAGGGCAACCTGGAGAAGCTCATGAAGGCGGGCGCCTCCGGCAAGCAGTTCTCCAACGCGGAGCTGCTCAGCCTCCAGGCCTCCATGTACAAGTACACCCAGGAGCTGGACCTGACGAGCAAGGTCGTCGAGAAGGCCACCAGCGGCCTCAAGGACGTCGTCAAGACCCAGGTGTAG
- a CDS encoding flagellar hook-length control protein FliK translates to MSRVEDDRQAERATQRLVQEKQLAEAKGKQRKEGEAAFSKLMQQPQEQKAQTQKQDTKQNLAQSVLARALKESGAKEGAATKQSTQRQEAKSFDERVQAGQSGEAERMTQGRQTDSAQGGQVAVSRKDDQHVTETRAESRDSDSKADGEASSERNASAKASSGRSKGELKTDADSGGGQGGGNKDNKQGGEAAAAAGFRFNPALMAPVPVAKPKPNAGSDRLRAIANEIAQKIVERVRVGTNGAGAAEFQIDLRSDVLKGLSIKLSAKNGKISAVFSGSDRDVLKMIEEQSEGLKSALTSRGLKLETLRFEARA, encoded by the coding sequence ATGAGCCGAGTCGAAGACGATCGCCAGGCAGAACGGGCCACCCAGCGCCTCGTCCAGGAGAAGCAGCTGGCCGAGGCCAAGGGCAAGCAGCGCAAGGAGGGCGAGGCGGCCTTCTCCAAGCTGATGCAGCAGCCCCAGGAGCAGAAGGCCCAGACGCAGAAGCAGGACACCAAGCAGAACCTGGCGCAGTCGGTGCTCGCGCGGGCGCTCAAGGAGTCGGGCGCGAAGGAAGGCGCCGCCACGAAGCAGTCCACCCAGCGCCAGGAGGCGAAGTCCTTCGACGAGCGCGTGCAGGCGGGACAGTCCGGCGAGGCGGAGCGGATGACGCAGGGCCGGCAGACCGACTCGGCCCAGGGCGGCCAGGTGGCGGTCAGCCGCAAGGACGACCAGCACGTCACCGAGACCCGCGCCGAGTCGCGCGACTCGGACTCCAAGGCCGATGGCGAGGCCTCCAGCGAGCGCAACGCGTCGGCCAAGGCCTCCTCCGGGCGCTCCAAGGGCGAGCTCAAGACGGACGCGGACTCGGGCGGCGGCCAGGGCGGCGGCAACAAGGACAACAAGCAGGGCGGTGAGGCGGCCGCGGCGGCGGGCTTCCGCTTCAACCCGGCGCTGATGGCGCCGGTGCCCGTGGCCAAGCCCAAGCCCAACGCGGGCTCGGACCGGCTGCGCGCCATCGCCAACGAGATCGCCCAGAAGATCGTCGAGCGGGTGCGCGTGGGCACCAACGGCGCGGGCGCCGCCGAGTTCCAGATCGATCTGCGCAGCGACGTGCTCAAGGGCCTGTCGATCAAGCTGTCGGCGAAGAACGGGAAGATCTCCGCCGTCTTCAGCGGCAGTGACCGCGACGTGCTGAAGATGATCGAGGAGCAGAGCGAAGGGCTCAAGAGCGCGCTGACCAGCCGCGGCCTGAAGCTCGAGACGCTGCGCTTCGAGGCCCGCGCATGA
- a CDS encoding type III secretion protein, with amino-acid sequence MTYRSFARVAPLLALVLVTGCSIDLQHGLTEQDANEIYVLLSKNGINATKVKEGEGQDMKFNIVVPKADAAQAAELLRSNSLPRPMEKGFNHFAKGSMVPTAAEERAMTLKALGGEVSNALNKIDGVLEANVIVNIPENNDLTQPENKPLPSSSVMIRYRPSLEGKAPLGEKEVKQFVASAVQDLKPENVTVLLTPALAPAAETNPESRLQDVFGLRMTAASASQFRVLVAVVSIFVLGMIALSAWVLMRGGSSGGAARPARARPPRSEA; translated from the coding sequence ATGACTTACCGATCGTTTGCCCGCGTCGCCCCGCTCCTGGCCTTGGTCCTCGTGACGGGCTGCTCCATTGATCTGCAGCACGGCCTGACGGAGCAGGACGCCAACGAAATCTACGTCCTGCTGAGCAAGAACGGCATCAACGCCACCAAGGTGAAGGAGGGCGAAGGGCAGGACATGAAGTTCAACATCGTCGTGCCCAAGGCGGACGCGGCGCAGGCGGCGGAGCTGCTGCGCAGCAACTCGCTGCCCCGGCCGATGGAGAAGGGCTTCAACCACTTCGCCAAGGGCAGCATGGTGCCCACCGCCGCCGAAGAGCGCGCGATGACGCTCAAGGCGCTCGGCGGCGAGGTCTCCAACGCCCTCAACAAGATCGACGGCGTGCTCGAGGCCAACGTCATCGTCAACATCCCCGAGAACAACGACCTGACGCAGCCGGAGAACAAGCCGCTGCCCTCGTCCTCGGTGATGATCCGCTACCGGCCCAGCCTGGAGGGCAAGGCGCCCCTGGGCGAGAAGGAAGTGAAGCAGTTCGTCGCCTCGGCGGTGCAGGACCTCAAGCCGGAGAACGTCACCGTGCTGCTGACCCCGGCGCTGGCGCCCGCGGCGGAGACCAACCCCGAGAGCCGCCTGCAGGACGTGTTCGGCCTGCGCATGACGGCGGCCAGCGCCAGTCAGTTCCGCGTGCTGGTGGCGGTGGTCTCCATCTTCGTCCTCGGCATGATTGCCCTGTCGGCCTGGGTGCTCATGCGCGGAGGCTCTTCCGGTGGCGCGGCGCGGCCTGCCCGCGCGCGACCGCCTCGTTCCGAGGCCTGA